Within the Sarcophilus harrisii chromosome 2, mSarHar1.11, whole genome shotgun sequence genome, the region aagctgaagctgaaatactttggccacagaagagaaaaaagggctTGTGTGAAAAGAGTGATGCTGGCAAAAGCAAAGGGCAACAAAGGGATAAAATGGACAGTTGAAAATGATGAACACaagcttggacagacttcaggAGAGCCTGGCatgtccatggggtcatgaagagtctgacatgactgatGGATCAGTAACCGTTTAAGAAGTTACTAGTAGGTGCCAGGTTCAGGGCTAAAGGAAAAACAGTTTCTTTCCACAACGTCGAAGCAaagtttcaaattactttaagtgacttgccgccCATAATGTCACAGCTATTAAATGTgggaacccagattttctgatttGGTTCAGTGATCTAACTCCTTATTAGTATACACTACAGTGCTTATTTTGCAACAGATATCTTTTGGCTGataatttattaaacaaaaatagTAGCATTAGGTGCTGTCTGGATGTTGAGGGGGAGGGCAAACAGACCAACAATTAAGACATGCAATTATCATTAATCAGTTTCTACTGGGAAAGAATCTCCATTATACTTGCCAGGTAGAAGCCAATAGTGTAGGAAACCACTAATACCTATAGAAGTCTCAACATCCCATTTCATCCTTACACTCATTTCTGCTATTTCAACTATTTCTTTAATTAAGAAATTACATATAGGCAACTTtggaattcatatttttcctcagGAAATCTGATCCTTTTGACTCAAGCTGGAAAAGGTGCAGGGGAAAGCATGCTGGagttggagtcagaggatctgatttttaaattagcctctctgaatttctctggagctcattttcctcaactataaacaAGGAAATCAGACTAGGTGCCCACAAACTTTTTTGTCACTGAAGCTATGATTCTTCCCCATCTTTTGTAAAAGGAAGGTAAGGAGCAGAGTACAGCCCTTTCAAACACTGTTAAGTGAAAGCCCAAGTTTAAATCCTTCAAAATGAAGTTTAGGCTTTGGATGAATCAGAATATTATCTACCTGCCAGTCCAATCATCAAAATCTCCACTCGTAGCCATCAGATCTCACACTGGACTGTCTCAAGGTACTTCTCTgccttttgttattttcatttttacttaccCCTTTTACTCACCTCGCAGTGAGCCACCAACCATAAGGCAGCTCTGTGGTTAAATCTTCTCCACATGGCACTTTGAACAATAGAAACTTAAAAGCACTAGCTGGGCATATTATGTACCATACTGCCTCTTACAGCAATTAAACTGAGAGAGCTCTATCATTCTTATTGAGATACAAAATGCAGAACCacttagatgatgaaattaaactgTGAAAAGAGTAGCAGGGGTGTTCGTTTACTCCAAAGATCTGAGACCACCACAATAGGTACCAACACTCTATACTCAAAATTATTCAATACTGCAccaaatcataaaacaaaagggACAAAGCACACTTTAAATCACAGCTCACTGCTTTCatttatgaaaggcaaaaaaaagtaggaataatTTTCAAGGTGTTTTATgctcaaaatgagtaaaaaaaaatttaaattcattttcctctAAATATTAAACTCAATTCACTTCTAATAAACAAAATGCTGTacatctattatttttaaaatgttctgaaTGTCCTGGTGAGGACAAAAACTTTCTACACTCGAAAAATGGCATGGCCAGCGGGTCAGAATGACCTGATACTTCTGAGTATCCTTTTAACTAAATTAGCCTTTAAAATGCAAGGCCAATTCCGAAATCATTtagaaaaatttcatatttataactTGAAAAATGATAGCTAAGAACAAGcttatgaatctttttttccttcactaaGAAATAAGGTTATCTGTCTAATCAGCAAAACCCAATGTACTGCTTTCCCAAGTCTAAGGAGAGCATAACTCTTAATTAAGAGGTAACATCtaaataaccaaaaataaaattttattttcaacaaaCACTACATGAAATTATTCCCCAACTAAATCTAGATCCCATCAGAGGCAAAAACGATTTCAAAATCTGAATAACAGATCTCCCAACTCACATCCACCCAATTTGTTCATTCAAAAAACCTTATGtatacaatttttaaagtaaaaatgcaAATTGGTACCATTGTtccaaagatttttatttcaaattcattggaagaaattaaattttattaaaaaaatagaaatctcaCAAACTGAGAAAAgccagaaatagaaagaaaaagttgatactttttttttttttcctgagaggcAGAGCTAACAGCCATAAAGTGGTCTTTCTTCTCCCTAGCTTCTGTCAATTCAACATAAAAAACTAGCTTCCCTCTTTCTAAGGCAGTTTGGAGCACTCTGAGCACTATCTGGTTTAGGTTAAATATTTTAGTCCTGCTAAAGACAACAGAGAAAGCTGAAGTGCTTTAAATTACACAACACACACTTCCAATTTATGtcattttccaaatttctaaGCCCTGATTTTCTAGAACGTGGTTCCACTTTGTTAGCATGTCTTCTACTGTGCTGGAGCGCTTTTTGTAACAATAAGCCAATGAAGTTGACTGAGTCTAAGCAAAAGTAAGGTTTTAGATGGTGAAATCTTGTATTCTGAAGCTTTCAAAAACTGATgatttcaaaagtaaaatataaattgaagacCACCAGCCCACCAGTTTGTGTAGAAACTCGGTACATTGGCCAAACAAATGGCTTAACCCACAAACCAAATTCTGTGGCTTAGGGCAGCATTAAGAATACACAGTTAATTTGATAATCTCAGAAGCTTTCAACTTTGTCATTTCCCAACATTTggttttcctttgaaattatgtACTTATCTGTTATTCCACTAAAACCAAAGCCCTCATTCCAACCCAACATATAAGGTATTACAAATGTACTTTTACGTCTGTGTACTATGAAATTGTCTTTAATATATCTTAAAACTAAAACTCTGTAATTTAAGCTCAAGCATAAAAGCTTGAATCTACttaagaaatagtttcaaattacattttagctcattttaaaatatttaacaccCATCTAACCCCCTCAATAGAACCTACAAATCCCCCTGGAATCACTGTAAAACATATCAAGTCTGATGAGGTTATTATCATAGTAAAACAACATGGGactggaagtcaggagacctggataCTAGTCTTAGCTCAATCACTAATTTGCCacgtgattctgggcaagttacaacCTTTCtatatcttaatttcctcatctatatcaTAAGGGGATTTGACTAGATTTCTAGAAACTGGCATTCTATATTTCTATGATGGCTGTGTTTATCAGCAAATGACACAGAGGAGAAAAACTATATGTTCTTGGCAGTAAGTGACCTGATGTCCTTAgatatgaaaatttcattttaaaaatattgaatgttCAAGCTTCAATGTGCTTCTATAGACATGGGGTAACTAGTTAATCAAAACCTTTATTAGCTTTAACAGGTGGCTAAACATTTCAAGCCAACACAATAAGCTGGTCCTTACAAAACCCCCCATATTCTTTCCTTGCTTCATATGTAGTCAGTAAcgtttgccaaaaaaaaaaaaaaaaaaaaaaaaaaattagggtccAATCATTTCTCAAGTCATGGCTCTTATCTTCACAAAGCTACAACTACAAAAGCTTTAGGTAACTCCCATCCTATTCCAATAAGCAAGCCCAATGTCACTTATCACAACTCCAACTACTGAGTCTAATAGAAGATTCAAATCAGTTCAATTTGACGATATAAACCAAACCCTAATTAGCAATTTCATCCCATAAGTTTCCAGTCTCTCCTCTCCTCTAAGCCAAAGAGTTCTACTGACAAACAAAATGACTTAGATGCCAAGAAAGGAGAAACTTTTATTTGTTATTGAAAACCTTCATAGTTTCCACTGCAAGTATTCCACTCAGTAAATAAAAGATACTGCTATTTCCCTAAACTGTCTTAATGACACCGATATGGAGCACACTTCAGCTAAAAACTAGCCCCAGCCAAGAAGATCCAAGAGACACAAACCAAACAGATTTACCTGTTGGAAAATCTTTCCACAACAGAATGGATAAAGTCTACTAAATGAAGAGGAAGCCATTTCCATGTACCTCACAAAGTAAAACAGGTAAGATAaagcagagccaaaaaaaaaaaaaaaaaaaaaaaaaatgctaagacTTTTAAACTGCCACTATTAAATGGAACTGTCCCTTTGACattttaaatcacaaaataattctgtatttttatcAAAATTCTTACAACTTTCTCACCAACATACACTTTCTAAATATGTTTATAGGACACACAAACTTAAAAGTTAATGAATGGAAGCAAATGGTACAATAAGATTTGGGAGAATATAAGTGTGATGACCAGATGAGAAATATGCCAGGCTGATAATTGTAACCCAAGAAAAGTTCCCTTCTCAGTAAAATTACCTCTTGAATCAAGTATTGAACAGGCTGCTAATAttgtatgtaaagtacttttccACATATGGAGccaaaaatgtctattttaacAATTCTTTGAAGCTAACACTTAAAAGACACTTCAATTGTTCTGTGAGTTGTTCTAAATCttcctgagttttctttttttccaaatattcctATAATCCCAGAAATCTGACTGCAGAATTCTAACAAATTTCACTGATATAGACGCTTATGAGAGTAAGTATTAATCCAATCATTTCCTTAGCCTTTTACAATTTTGTTATGACAATTTCAATTTGctacataataatttttaaaattctctatttataataatcatttataaCACATTAGCCGTCATTGCTGAACCATATTATTGAGGAGCAATTTATGCCAACTAGGGAAAAACTTCCAATTATGTTAAAACAACATATTTATAACCCTGATATTACAAATGAATCTATTTCCAAAGACCCAATTTATATTACAGTGtacagattttaaaagaatatttaaccAATTTTTTTCATCCAATTCTCTTCATTCATTAAAACCAACAGACTTCTGCTCAATCTGCCCCTTCCCTGATATACTCCTATTTTTCCACGCCAAAGCGATGAGTATTTCTAGGGAAATCCAAGTCTTAGCAATAACATCAAGTTCTGAGATTTTTatatctttgaaaaaattatccaacaTTTGATAAAAAGCAACTTATTACTTCAAAACAGACATACAAGTTAACATTTTAGGCTAATCAAATCTTCAGTGCTTAACCTAGAAAATATCCcaaaaaaggatctttaaataTTAGAACAAATCAGCTTTGATAATAATGTGTGGTGAAAGTCACACCTTCTAAAGTTCAATTCCCCAAGACTGTGAAGCCACATCTCTACTGTCCTGTGTTATCAGGATTTGTTGTAGTGCTTTCAGTGCTCATAGGCTGTACGTTGTCTGCCAGATTGTGTGCGTGCTCAAGAAATAAATCTTTAAGTACACTTAATTCCTTAGTCAGCAGTTTAATTTTTGCTTCCAAGcgttcattttcttctttaagctgGTTGACTCTCTGCAGGGTATCCTGGGCTTTCTGCTTGCTTTTTAACCGACTTTTTTTCACTGCCATGTTGTTTCGTTCCCTTCGCTGTCGATACTCATCACTGTTCCTATCCATAGATGaactttttttgctttgcttgctGGGAGGTGCAGCTTTGCCTCCTCCCCCAGGACTGACTGGCACCACCTGAGGAACCTGCTGCAAACCACTGGCATGGGCCTGTGTGTGAATAACACTTATCCCGTTGGCTCCTGCAGCACTGCTCTGTTGGGATGTCTTGCTCATTTGGACAGACTCTCCTTTCACCACGGCACAGAGTTAGAAATGGTGAGGAGGGGAGCAGAAGACACAAGTGTGACCAACACTTTCCACACTAAACTGCCAAGAAGTCTTCACATGCACCTAGGAGAAAAATAACAGGTTTAAAAGAGATTTTGCACTTGACTGTATTTAACATAATCTTAGTAATGATCTAGCCAACATTGTTTTTGTACTGGAAAAAAGTCTATGGCAGAACTGCCAACTGTTCAAATGTTTCAGAAAtctcaaatcatttaatttggaAGGATTATTAACAGGCccatcctttccagctctagtaCTATGGGAGGACAGATTGCATTTCTCCAAAAAACCATCCCTGATGAACGTCTAGTTTAGCACTCAGAATCTCCAGTAATGGTCATTTCACAACCTCCCTAGACAGTTTAGTACATTGCCTAACTTTTCTTCCAGTTATAAGGAGATTGtctaatattaatttaaattatccaTGTAGCCATTTAACACTATTACTTATTTGTTCAACaaggagtgaaaaaaaaagttttcttagggaatctttttatatcctttcaaTTTAATGTTCTCTCCTAGGATCACCTTTTCTACACATAAGTCCATCCAACTATTGACCCTTAGCTTTCTTATTCATCAGTTACATTTGGTATTCCCTCAAATGTCTGATCCTGGGGCCAATCTGGGAACATTCTGGAAATGGCAAAGGTCTCATAATCCTAAAGATTGTGGAGGAGAAAGTTATGTAGAGGTTGCTCCATAAAGGATGGGTTTGGACTATTAGATTTCTAAGCCCCCTTCCTTTAAACTTTAACAATCTATGATTAGTTCTAATTTTGCTCCCTATGCTCCAAACTCAACTATTTTTTGATGGGGGAGGGCTCCAAAAGATTTTGAACAAGACTAGATAGTCACCATGAACCAGACATATACACATCATGCTAACATAGAAAGAGAACATGAAAAATATATCTCTggttaaaacataaaaaacagaAACATGACACTAAAGAAAGAAGGAGCATTGCATAATAGCTAGAGAGCtcatcttggagtcaggaagatctgagttcatgtCAAGAGTCTATAGGATTCTTGACAGATTGCTTGCAGTGTCCCAGGCCATGTTCTGAGACTAAAAGTTGCAGAGTAGGGGCCTACTACCTGGACAAAAAGGAGTTCaatacaccaatgaaatcattgatctagtttaaaaaaaaataagacactaAAAATTTGGATTGAAATATCAGCAAATATGTAACTTACCACAGGTGTGATGCCAAAATCTCTAAAAATATCTAATCCATTTAGCTAAAAGAACATGACATCAAGTAAAATAGATCAAAGTTCTGACTCGAAATTAATTTTCAGTTTACTATAACAAAGAGCTACAAAACCCTATTTGATGATATGCTACCCTGAAAAATGAATCCATGTGTCTAAGTGTTAAACTAGATGCCACTCCCTACTGCATTCACAAATTAATCAAACATTCAGAAGTAAGCCTCACAGGCATATTGTTCTTAAGAAAATAGCAGGTTACTACTACAGCAAATTCTAGATAGATCATACTGTCACTGAGCCTCAGCCTTTTAGGCAAAAGGATTATTTTTATGGATAAATCATTACTGCTAAGTCAAAGAAATACATTAAAACCCTAAGTTTATATTTCAGCATCTTTTCAAATAAACTGAGCTTTTATGATTTATGTATTGGATAAAAAAAAGTCAGAGTATTTCAAGTATATATAAGGAATACAAGTGGAAATCCTGGGTTTACATTTGACTAGCTACTACCTCAAAGCTTAGCCTACTAGAAGCAGGGTGGTGCCTTTATCCCTTTCATAAGAACCATTTCAAGTGTGAAGCATTTGGAAATACTTCAGATTAAAACTGGATCCGAAAACTGCAGCTTTCCGCCAACATTCTTATTGAGTCATAACTCTCAAATTCAACCAGTGCTTCCAAATCGGCATCATCTTGAAGGCTCAGGACATTTTATACAACAATGAAAAGAAACTCCAAAACCTTATGAGCTAcagcaaaaaaaaaccccaaaacttttAATCTATCATAATTTGATGCATAAGTAATgcatcctttttttctgattcaattaaatttgaagttttcctcaatttcttttttaccttaaCAAAGGCATGCACTTTGATTCAAGGCCTCccagaatgaaaataaatgattaaattattctaaTTCAAGATAATGATACTGAAATGTCTTCACTATCCACAAAAGTTTGTGATTGATTACTGAGAGcagataatagaagaaaatgaagctcTCTTGGCTACCTCTTGTATGTTTCCCTACAGCACAGCTACTCCTCTTTCCATTCAGCTCACAATTTTCCCCAATTAACCATCCTATTTTTTGATGCGTTTATAGCATTGTACAATTGATTTGTCCATCTGCCTCAGGCTTGTTCCCCTCTAGAACAAGTTTTAAAGTGGGTAAATctaaatgtaatttatatttgGTGCCACTATTTGCTTCCCAGTTTACAGGGAGCTATACAATTTGGGTACCTGAAAGAACCCATCTTCACATACCCCCATTTTTAAATAACCTACTGAAAATgatcttaaagctttttatggaatTAGGAGATGTGTTTAATGTTATTTTGACAGGGCAAAGCAATCTAAGAACAAGGAATTTAGCTCAAATGTCAGCTCTGGAGGGGCATGCTTATGGCTGTACCAAGGACTCGTAGGTTGACCTTTGTTTACCCAATGGATAATACTTAACTCtctaaagaaagaaactgaattatAGTCATAAAATGTTCCAAAATCCTTTATGTTAAAAGAGGTCTGAATAAATTAAGTTGCATACCTTTTCATGTCTTTATATAGACATGTACTTGTGTGAATGATGTACTTCTCTTTATAATACCATCAAAAGTCAAGAGATTTCCTCAAAGCTTTTGAAAAATGCCTTTAGGGCAACAATGTGAATGCCATAATAATTTCgtgttttttcaattttatttacgAGAAAAGGTTTTTTGAGCATCATAGGATCTACTTTAAGAATAAGCTAAAGTCAAGTTCTTATCTTTAAGGAACTATGATGAAAGGATATTCCATCCATCTCTTTGTGGAATGCTTAACCCACAGGTATTATGTCATAATAACCCACtctacattttcatattttttcaaaataatgatcagttgtgctgatttttttttctttctctttcttcttcttcttcttcttttttttaatattatcatatAGAATGGTCCTATGGGATTTGAAAAGATACTGAGGAAAATTAGGACAATGTGAAAAAACAGAAGATGTAAAAAAACCAATTTAACATTGCCTGGTTAGAATTAATTGAAATGATCTGTCTTGTATCACCAAGAATTTGTGGAAAAGTAATTTCAATAAATTGAACTCTAAATCAAAGTGATTGAAAACTCAAACAAGACATACAGATTTCACTAGTACCCCTAACTATTTGCTAATTCAGATTTAGGTAATAATATATACTTCTCAGATTATCtaatcaaaaatcaaaagaattttaactCGGCCTTTAATTTCATAATTGAGAAAAAGAGGCCCATAGAGACTAACTAACTAATCCAAAACCACATAGTAGTACAGGTGAACAACTAACCAAGTTTTACCACaattatttgtggattttttcccaaaacttgcttttaaaattgagtttaaaacattctaaaatcaacatattagggcataaaaaaacCTATAGCAtacaaatgcaataaaatattaatgtgcAGCAAGCaattatgaagaattcagagatgtGAAatttatacgaactgatgcaGACCAAAATAAACAGAATGCAGCGAACACTATACACAGTGATCATAATGGGATAAatgaacagataaataaaaagaagctaaACTCTGAGTAATGGAAAAATCAATGAAAGTTCCCGAGAAGATATAATAAAACAGAGAAGGGATAGATAGGGGATTACCATGAAAGATGACTGATGCTATAAAAGCAGTGGTAAGAAGCAATAAAGACAAAAggtattaaaatgtattttttttcaataaagggatatggaaatattaaaaaaaaaaaactaaaaacactgttatttgttaaataatgctcaagggggaaaaaagaaaagtttgccTATGAagtggaaaaacaagaaaaaatgcaCTTGAATTACAATTcaatctaatatttattaagtgcttctgattttggaaaaatggagattcaaaatttatttatgtCCCTAGGTTCATGGAGCCAGCCTGGTGGAAGGGATGGGCAAATCTACAAATAACTACATGATAAGTGAATAAGGATCTAAAGTGAAAAAGCATGAGGATCAATTTATTCAGGTAAAGGAGAAGGGGCCTAGTTATCAGGCTGCCCCTCTTGCACCCTACTCCCAGTGGGACATACAGAGTGCCCCTCAAGAAAatactctttcttttaaaaacaaaaccaaacaaaaacaacactccACATTTTCATCACTCCTCTGATTACTTCTGCTCACCATTTTCATTAACTTCATGTTCACTTCAAATTCTCTTGCAGCTGTGACAAATTTTCGTACCTACCTCTTTTTCCAGATGATTCTCAGAATGTTACATGATCATCCACAATACTTTCTATATCCAGTATATGAACTGCAAGAAATTAGAATTGATTCCCATAAACAAACAAGAATATTACTATATTTCAATTTAGATCTATATCATAATCTGACATTCCCTCACAATTAGCTTATTAAAACCCAATAATTTTTCTAAACCTATTCCTATTATTTTACCAGTTTCAAACTATCGGTgcaaaaatatgtttctttttggTAATGACATAATATCGTTCACCTTCCTGATATTTAGAAACATACTTGATCCCAATGGGCCAATATTGTAAGTCTGGGTTGTCAGATACATATTtcgcaaacaaaccaaaaattaaGCCTTTTTGGAAAGAacatttagctttttatttagttcATCAAGCCCCATATGCCCTTATTGCTGGTCCCCAAACTAGTATTTAGCATTTCACTCCAGAGGTCAAAGTTAGCAGCCAGCAAGAGAATGGGCTACTTCTCCAATCCAGGGAGGAGGTGGGGTATGTTTTCCCCGGGGGAGGAAGTGTTGACAGAGAATATTGGGTTGTGCTCCTACAGCATGATAGGAAGTGATATTCCCCTCCCACACAAGAGAGAACAAAACACTCTTCCAGGAGTACTGTAGGAGAGCCAGAAATTAGTTCCCCAGGGCCTAATTGATTGGGGGGCAGGGGTAGCTCTGAGGAGGTCACAGGGGAGAGGGAGGTGGCTCTGACTAGGAAGACAAGGAAAAAGCAGAGATTCATTTGACATTTTGGGAGGATTACCAGGTCTTGATCAATTATATATTAGGTTCTAGTCAAAGTTTATCCACTAACTTTcaatgtgacattgggcaaatcccATCCCATTTTGGTACATACTCAGTTTTCCCATTAGCTGAATGATATTGGTCTAGATGGTGCTCTTAAAGaactcttccagttctgacaatTTATGATTCTAGGTTTCTCATGTTGGGTTCCAGGCTTGTGGGCAAGAGCAAGGGAAGGGCATCAAGTTCACTACTAGAGcttggagagaagaggaaggtggGGCTGGGGTCCACTCTGATGGAGAAGGAACAGCACAAAAAGATAGTGAAGGTGAACTGGGAAAACAAGGAAAAGGAGACAAAGAGAGCAGTCTTGGGCTTGAGGTCCCCtagcagaagaaaataaaataataacattaacagtaaataacaaaaatagctgacatttacacagcactttaaatgcttttcatatattatccTATTTAACCCCATAAAGAAGTTGTgaagtgctattattttatttctattttacactcATGGACACAGAAGGtaaagaagctaaatgacttgcccaagatcattcaGTTAAGTAGGAGATAACCCATGTA harbors:
- the CEBPG gene encoding CCAAT/enhancer-binding protein gamma, whose product is MSKTSQQSSAAGANGISVIHTQAHASGLQQVPQVVPVSPGGGGKAAPPSKQSKKSSSMDRNSDEYRQRRERNNMAVKKSRLKSKQKAQDTLQRVNQLKEENERLEAKIKLLTKELSVLKDLFLEHAHNLADNVQPMSTESTTTNPDNTGQ